A genomic segment from Lagenorhynchus albirostris chromosome X, mLagAlb1.1, whole genome shotgun sequence encodes:
- the FAM133A gene encoding protein FAM133A codes for MGKRDNRVAYMNPIAMARWRGPSQSAGPTIQDYLNRPRPTWEEVKKQLENKKKGSKALAEFEEKMNENWKKELEKSREKLLSGNESSSKKRERKKKKKKKSCQSSSSSTSSSDSSSSSSDSEDEEKKQGKKRKKKKNRSYKSSESCTCESESESKESVKKKKKSKDETGKEKYIRSLSKKRKKTCPEGKPLSSESSSESDYEEEIQAKKKRRREEREKAMEKAKKKKKKQHKKHSKKKKKKSGSSHKSG; via the coding sequence ATGGGGAAGCGGGACAATCGGGTGGCCTATATGAATCCTATAGCAATGGCTAGATGGAGGGGCCCATCTCAATCTGCAGGCCCCACAATACAAGATTATCTGAATCGACCAAGGCCCACCTGGGAAGAAGTgaagaaacaattagaaaataaaaagaaaggctcCAAGGCATTAGctgaatttgaagaaaaaatgaatgagaattggaagaaggaactagaaaaaagcagagagaaattaTTAAGTGGAAATGAGAGCTcatccaaaaaaagagaaagaaagaaaaagaaaaagaagaaatcttgtcAGTCTTCATCTTCTTCTACATCAAGCTCTGATTCTTCAAGCAGTTCTTCAGATTCTGAGGATgaggaaaagaaacaaggaaaaaagagaaagaaaaagaagaaccgTTCATACAAATCATCAGAAAGCTGTACATGTGAATCTGAATCAGAGAgcaaagaatctgtaaaaaagaaaaagaaatcaaaggatgAAACAGGCAAAGAAAAGTATATTAGAAGTctcagcaaaaaaagaaagaagacttgtCCTGAGGGTAAACCTTTATCATCAGAGTCCTCATCAGAATCAGATTATGAAGAGGAGATACaagcaaaaaagaagagaagacgtGAAGAGCGAGAAAAAGCaatggaaaaagcaaagaagaagaagaagaaacagcacAAAAAACAtagtaagaagaagaaaaagaagtcaggtTCAAGTCACAAGTCTGgataa